The following coding sequences lie in one Balneola vulgaris DSM 17893 genomic window:
- a CDS encoding DUF4097 family beta strand repeat-containing protein: MKNQSLRLFATLVFTLAAFGYAHAQNNDIKVPLSNPGKSGHLKIDVVHAEDIEVEAYDGQEVIVKFDSDDDDRDRVNRRNGLRRISTNGVGLEITEDNNKVDIRADVNSHDLELKVMVPRNFSVKINAVHGDVTVLAVEGEVEIESVNGDVEMNGLLGAALVNSVNGDIEVRFSKVKAGTPMSFTGVNGDIEISFPENTKFSARMKTEWGDIYTNFDMNINQQPNKTEVSKNKGKYKVSVNKWVYGDVNGGGPEFLFKTLHGDISIRKN, encoded by the coding sequence ATGAAAAATCAATCATTACGGTTATTTGCTACTTTGGTATTTACACTAGCTGCATTTGGATATGCACATGCACAAAACAACGACATCAAGGTTCCTTTGTCAAATCCTGGCAAGAGTGGACATCTTAAAATTGATGTAGTACATGCAGAGGATATTGAAGTTGAAGCTTACGATGGACAAGAAGTTATAGTAAAATTTGATAGCGACGACGACGACAGAGATCGCGTAAATCGACGCAACGGATTACGTAGAATATCAACCAATGGTGTTGGTCTTGAAATCACAGAAGACAACAACAAAGTTGATATCCGAGCAGATGTAAATTCACACGACCTTGAGTTAAAGGTGATGGTTCCAAGAAACTTTTCTGTGAAAATAAACGCCGTACATGGTGATGTTACCGTGTTAGCCGTAGAAGGAGAAGTTGAGATAGAATCGGTGAATGGGGATGTAGAGATGAACGGCTTATTAGGAGCTGCTCTCGTAAATAGTGTGAACGGTGATATTGAAGTTCGCTTCTCGAAAGTGAAAGCAGGAACACCAATGTCGTTCACTGGAGTAAACGGTGATATCGAAATTAGCTTCCCAGAAAACACAAAGTTTTCAGCTCGCATGAAAACGGAATGGGGCGATATCTACACCAACTTTGATATGAACATCAATCAACAGCCTAATAAAACAGAAGTATCTAAGAACAAAGGCAAGTACAAAGTTTCTGTAAATAAATGGGTTTACGGAGACGTGAACGGAGGAGGACCTGAATTCCTATTCAAGACTCTTCACGGTGATATATCAATTCGTAAAAATTAG
- the hisI gene encoding phosphoribosyl-AMP cyclohydrolase: MSEITFKKRLTVEQVEEANDLAPKFDENGLIPVVTTDYTSGELLMHGYMNEEAFKQTIKLGEAVYYSRSREILWHKGATSGLTQIVKEMRIDDDQDCVWLRVEVQGNGASCHVGYRSCFYRSVPTGDEFFEKDGELRFEEDEKVFDPKEVYGDAPNPTKL; this comes from the coding sequence ATGTCAGAAATTACATTCAAAAAAAGACTTACCGTTGAGCAAGTTGAAGAAGCAAACGATCTTGCCCCAAAATTTGACGAAAACGGTTTAATTCCCGTTGTAACAACCGATTACACCTCTGGTGAGTTATTGATGCATGGGTATATGAATGAAGAAGCTTTTAAACAAACCATCAAACTTGGTGAGGCAGTTTACTATAGCCGTAGCCGTGAAATATTATGGCATAAAGGCGCAACATCAGGTCTTACTCAGATTGTGAAAGAAATGAGAATTGATGATGACCAAGATTGTGTTTGGTTACGCGTTGAAGTACAAGGTAATGGCGCAAGTTGCCATGTTGGGTACCGTTCTTGTTTCTATAGAAGTGTTCCAACTGGCGATGAGTTCTTCGAAAAAGACGGTGAGTTACGCTTTGAAGAAGATGAAAAAGTATTCGACCCTAAAGAAGTTTATGGCGATGCACCAAACCCAACTAAGCTTTAA
- a CDS encoding ATP-grasp domain-containing protein, with translation MKKYDVVVLTESRYLEPTSVNEYVQNILTEDELLKTALERQGLTVCRKNWADPSFDWTSTRAAIFRTTWDYFDRFKEFKTWLSDTSKLTQFINPISLIRWNMDKWYLQDLQSRGISVVETRYVKKGTTQSLSDLIKETGWDEVILKPTIAGTARHTYRLNVSNTANHEEIFQKLIADEDMMIQPFQKNIVKKGEISMVVIAGKYSHSVLKKAKQGDFRVQDDFGGSLHDYTPTLAEQEFAQQVVSACDTLPAYARVDVMWDNNDALALSELEIIEPELWFRRHPEAADSLAREVVKRL, from the coding sequence ATGAAAAAATATGATGTAGTTGTCTTGACCGAGTCAAGATATTTGGAGCCCACTTCAGTAAATGAATATGTACAAAATATCCTAACTGAGGATGAGCTCCTCAAAACTGCATTAGAACGGCAAGGACTTACCGTTTGTAGAAAAAATTGGGCAGACCCTTCGTTTGATTGGACATCAACAAGGGCTGCCATTTTTAGAACCACTTGGGATTATTTCGATCGTTTCAAAGAGTTCAAAACCTGGTTGTCGGATACCAGTAAGCTTACCCAATTCATAAATCCGATTTCCCTAATTCGCTGGAATATGGACAAGTGGTACTTACAAGATTTACAATCGCGTGGGATCTCTGTTGTTGAAACTCGCTATGTGAAGAAAGGGACTACTCAATCATTATCCGATCTAATTAAAGAAACGGGTTGGGATGAGGTGATCTTAAAACCAACCATTGCTGGAACAGCTCGCCACACTTATCGGTTGAATGTTTCCAATACCGCTAATCATGAAGAAATCTTTCAAAAGCTTATTGCGGATGAAGATATGATGATTCAACCTTTTCAGAAGAACATTGTGAAAAAAGGGGAAATCTCAATGGTGGTTATAGCTGGGAAATACTCACACTCTGTTTTAAAAAAGGCGAAGCAAGGCGATTTTAGAGTTCAAGACGATTTTGGGGGTAGTCTACATGATTATACTCCAACTTTAGCTGAACAAGAATTTGCCCAACAAGTAGTTAGCGCTTGTGATACTCTTCCAGCCTATGCAAGGGTGGATGTAATGTGGGATAACAATGATGCTTTAGCACTTTCAGAACTAGAGATAATCGAACCTGAGTTGTGGTTTAGAAGACATCCCGAAGCAGCCGATTCCCTAGCTCGTGAAGTTGTTAAGAGGCTTTAG
- a CDS encoding VOC family protein, whose amino-acid sequence MNFTPSGLNHITIRVNRIDASKEFYGDILGFELIKTMGQSMAVYDIGNGDTLVIVEAETSYDPTSRDFRVDHFGFFVETPEKVDELATYFRDKEVTVMSGPANRKKGRFLFISDPDGNMIEFFYEEKN is encoded by the coding sequence ATGAATTTTACCCCTTCTGGATTAAATCACATTACAATTAGAGTTAATCGAATTGACGCTTCAAAAGAATTTTATGGAGATATCCTTGGCTTTGAACTTATAAAAACAATGGGGCAAAGCATGGCCGTGTACGATATCGGAAATGGTGATACGCTAGTGATTGTAGAAGCAGAAACGAGTTATGACCCTACCTCAAGAGATTTTAGAGTAGACCACTTTGGTTTTTTTGTGGAAACGCCTGAGAAAGTAGATGAGCTAGCCACTTACTTCCGCGATAAGGAAGTAACTGTTATGAGTGGACCTGCGAATAGGAAAAAAGGTAGATTTTTGTTTATTTCTGACCCAGATGGGAATATGATTGAATTCTTTTATGAAGAAAAAAACTAA
- the yidD gene encoding membrane protein insertion efficiency factor YidD: MKALKKIFSALIIGFVRFYQLAISPWMGSSCRYTPTCSQYMIEAVKEWGPLKGIWLGLKRIGRCHPWGSHGEDPVPKNPKHNDLTNR; the protein is encoded by the coding sequence ATGAAAGCACTGAAAAAGATATTCAGTGCTCTAATTATTGGTTTTGTACGCTTTTACCAATTGGCTATTTCTCCTTGGATGGGAAGTAGTTGTAGGTATACTCCTACTTGTTCACAGTATATGATAGAAGCTGTAAAAGAGTGGGGCCCTTTAAAGGGAATTTGGTTAGGATTAAAACGTATCGGAAGATGCCATCCATGGGGAAGCCATGGTGAAGATCCTGTTCCAAAGAACCCAAAACATAATGACCTTACAAACAGATAA
- the folE gene encoding GTP cyclohydrolase I FolE, with protein MDNLELDKITADELGEDHIGTSELTPIRDDAFELSDAEKIEVIQEHFAKIMHTLGLDLTDDSLKGTPYRVAKMFVKEIFNGLDPKNKPVARAFSNHYEYSDMVIEKNIQVTSFCEHHFLPFIGKAHVAYISTGKVIGLSKINRLVDYYARRPQVQERLTLQIADALADAMGTDDVAVFIDSKHLCVSTRGIRDISSSTITSEFRGAFKNKDIQQKFIDFIKTDTDL; from the coding sequence TTGGACAACTTAGAATTAGACAAAATTACTGCAGATGAACTTGGTGAAGACCATATTGGTACTTCAGAATTAACCCCTATTAGAGATGATGCTTTTGAGCTGAGTGATGCTGAAAAGATAGAGGTAATCCAAGAGCATTTCGCCAAAATCATGCACACATTAGGACTGGACCTAACCGATGACAGTCTCAAAGGCACTCCATACCGAGTGGCTAAAATGTTTGTAAAAGAAATTTTTAACGGTTTAGACCCGAAGAATAAACCTGTTGCTCGTGCTTTTAGCAATCATTACGAGTACAGTGATATGGTCATTGAAAAGAATATTCAAGTGACCTCCTTCTGTGAACACCACTTCTTACCCTTCATTGGTAAAGCTCACGTGGCGTATATCTCAACAGGAAAAGTTATTGGGCTGTCTAAAATCAATCGCTTGGTTGATTACTATGCACGCAGACCTCAAGTACAGGAACGTCTTACCCTTCAGATTGCAGATGCATTAGCTGATGCGATGGGAACCGATGATGTGGCTGTATTTATTGACAGTAAACACCTTTGTGTTTCTACACGTGGTATTCGTGATATTAGCAGTAGCACTATTACTTCAGAATTTCGTGGAGCATTCAAGAATAAAGACATCCAACAGAAATTCATCGATTTCATTAAAACTGATACCGATCTTTAA
- a CDS encoding Dabb family protein: MIKHVVMWKLKDIAEGKTKAENAEVMKELLEDLPRKIDQLDTAEVGINIIKDDSDAICDVVLTTTCENEEALQAYAVHPDHKKVVQFIMKVTEERRVVDYKV, translated from the coding sequence ATGATTAAACACGTTGTAATGTGGAAATTAAAGGATATTGCAGAAGGCAAAACTAAAGCGGAAAATGCGGAAGTAATGAAGGAATTATTAGAAGATTTGCCTAGAAAAATCGATCAATTGGACACCGCAGAAGTAGGAATTAATATCATAAAAGATGATTCTGACGCTATTTGTGATGTGGTGTTAACTACCACTTGTGAAAATGAAGAAGCACTTCAAGCTTATGCGGTTCATCCTGATCATAAAAAGGTAGTTCAATTTATTATGAAAGTAACCGAAGAGCGAAGAGTTGTAGACTACAAAGTATAG
- a CDS encoding RNA polymerase sigma factor encodes MNSGNEKLVDSTTDKTIMMKVKEGDLDKLGLLYERYNRSLYSFFYRKTSHSQVSEDLVQSVFERMLKYRTSYSGTGAFATWMFSIARNAHIDHYRKNKRYDQKEVLDENKLGELPPEYEEMDEKEIRKKILEEALQQLDNDKKEVVILSRYEGLKYAEIAEIQGVSENTVKVRFFRAMQELKTLVNTLSEVYRNE; translated from the coding sequence ATGAACTCGGGGAATGAGAAGCTAGTGGATTCTACTACAGATAAAACCATTATGATGAAGGTGAAGGAGGGCGACTTAGATAAACTAGGTCTACTTTATGAGCGATATAATCGCTCCCTTTACAGTTTCTTCTATCGGAAGACGTCTCATTCTCAAGTCAGTGAAGATCTTGTTCAATCGGTATTCGAGCGTATGCTTAAGTATCGAACTTCATATTCAGGGACAGGAGCTTTCGCAACTTGGATGTTCAGCATTGCTAGAAATGCCCACATCGATCACTATCGAAAGAATAAGCGATATGATCAAAAGGAAGTGCTGGACGAAAATAAGTTAGGAGAGCTTCCCCCCGAGTATGAAGAAATGGACGAAAAGGAAATTCGAAAGAAAATTCTAGAAGAAGCATTACAGCAATTAGATAACGATAAAAAAGAAGTGGTAATACTTAGTAGATATGAAGGACTTAAGTATGCTGAAATTGCTGAGATACAAGGTGTAAGTGAGAATACAGTAAAAGTTAGATTTTTTAGGGCTATGCAAGAATTAAAAACATTGGTAAACACACTTAGTGAGGTGTACCGAAATGAATGA
- the cysS gene encoding cysteine--tRNA ligase has protein sequence MAEQKLRVYNTLSRTKEVFEPLNAPFVGMYVCGPTVYGDAHLGHAKSYVSFDVVLRYLRYLEYQVRYVQNITDVGHLVGDGDEGEDKLARKARLEQVDPMQVAEKYTYTYFRDMDALNVLRPDIAPRATGHIPEQIAMIRTLIEKGHAYESNGNVYFDVQSDKNYGKLSGRNLEDAEAGTRVETASDKKNPEDFALWKKATDGHLMKWDSPWSVGYPGWHIECSAMSTKYLGQSFDIHGGGLENQFPHHECEIAQAECAHDKQFVKYWMHNNMVTLEGQKMGKSLGNAINLHEFFTGDHKMLTRAWSPDVIRFFLLQSHYRSTTDFSEEALSAAETGMKNLHSIVEAIMKADNGSGSPYDIDAFKADFEGAMNDDFNSAQAIAVLFDHLKKVRKQITEGNSPSNLSDIHSLLKIFVDDVLGIWPNSENSGSNGELTRGLVELLIEIRKDARSNKDFALSDKIRDDLKELGVQLMDGKEGTTFSID, from the coding sequence TTGGCTGAACAAAAACTTCGCGTCTACAATACTTTAAGCAGAACAAAGGAAGTGTTTGAACCACTCAACGCTCCTTTTGTTGGCATGTATGTATGTGGTCCCACTGTTTACGGTGATGCCCATTTAGGACATGCCAAAAGCTATGTGTCTTTTGATGTAGTATTAAGGTATTTACGATACCTCGAATACCAAGTGCGTTATGTACAGAATATCACGGACGTTGGGCATCTTGTTGGAGATGGTGATGAAGGCGAAGATAAACTAGCTCGCAAAGCACGGTTAGAACAAGTGGATCCAATGCAGGTTGCTGAGAAATACACCTATACGTATTTCCGCGATATGGACGCTTTGAATGTGTTAAGACCAGATATTGCTCCAAGAGCAACCGGTCATATTCCTGAGCAAATAGCTATGATTCGAACCCTGATTGAAAAAGGGCACGCTTACGAATCGAATGGCAATGTGTACTTTGATGTACAGTCAGACAAGAATTACGGTAAACTTAGTGGTCGAAATTTAGAAGATGCAGAAGCAGGTACACGTGTTGAAACTGCTTCGGATAAGAAGAACCCTGAAGATTTTGCACTTTGGAAGAAAGCTACCGATGGTCACCTTATGAAATGGGACTCACCATGGAGTGTTGGCTATCCAGGTTGGCATATTGAATGCTCTGCAATGAGTACCAAATATCTTGGCCAGAGTTTCGACATCCATGGCGGTGGTTTAGAGAACCAATTCCCACATCATGAATGTGAAATAGCGCAGGCAGAATGTGCACACGATAAACAATTCGTGAAGTATTGGATGCATAATAACATGGTGACCCTTGAAGGTCAGAAGATGGGTAAGTCGCTAGGTAATGCCATAAATCTTCATGAGTTTTTCACTGGTGATCATAAAATGCTTACTCGAGCCTGGTCTCCGGATGTAATTAGATTCTTTTTACTTCAAAGCCATTATAGAAGCACCACAGATTTTTCTGAAGAGGCACTAAGTGCTGCCGAAACGGGCATGAAGAACCTTCATTCCATTGTGGAAGCTATAATGAAGGCTGATAATGGTTCTGGTTCACCTTACGATATTGATGCATTTAAAGCTGATTTTGAAGGTGCCATGAACGATGACTTTAATTCAGCTCAAGCCATTGCTGTTTTATTTGATCATCTAAAGAAAGTTAGAAAACAAATTACCGAAGGGAATAGCCCTTCGAATTTGAGCGATATTCATTCACTATTAAAAATATTTGTGGATGATGTTTTAGGTATTTGGCCTAATAGCGAGAATAGTGGTTCTAACGGTGAGCTCACAAGAGGCTTAGTGGAATTACTTATCGAGATTAGAAAGGATGCTCGTTCGAATAAAGATTTTGCACTCTCGGACAAAATTCGAGATGACCTGAAAGAGCTTGGCGTACAGCTTATGGATGGAAAAGAAGGAACTACCTTCAGCATAGATTAA
- a CDS encoding DUF4097 family beta strand repeat-containing protein gives MKRLVITALFLAIGLSIQAQNQRVEEKIDITISSSELSNMNGFTIQNINGDLKVEGYDGNEIRVSGSKVIKKRRGRLDDETVESIFLEHQSHQGIMYMYVRTPGSEVNFKNGKLNHKMNWDKRKWDKYDEIGFQFDIVVKVPNKLLLRASTVNGSQLIVEGMNMDLNVSNVNGDVMVRDAKKAVNANTVNGDIEIWYDNAPTTSSDFNTVNGSIQIYSPENLSAVVTFKSLHGDLYTDFDEVTRLPNKLNKAKGSKGYRVSKTAPIQIGQGGPTLAFETLNGDAYIQKRKSK, from the coding sequence ATGAAAAGATTAGTTATCACAGCATTATTTTTAGCTATTGGATTGAGTATCCAAGCTCAAAACCAACGAGTGGAAGAGAAAATTGATATCACTATATCATCAAGTGAATTAAGTAATATGAATGGGTTTACCATTCAAAATATAAATGGTGATTTGAAAGTAGAAGGCTATGATGGAAATGAAATTCGGGTAAGTGGATCAAAAGTTATTAAGAAACGACGAGGTCGGCTTGATGATGAAACCGTGGAATCCATTTTCTTAGAGCATCAAAGTCATCAAGGAATAATGTACATGTATGTTCGCACACCAGGAAGTGAAGTGAACTTCAAAAATGGGAAATTGAACCATAAGATGAATTGGGATAAGAGGAAGTGGGACAAATACGATGAAATAGGATTTCAGTTCGATATCGTTGTAAAAGTGCCAAATAAATTATTACTGAGAGCATCCACTGTGAATGGCAGCCAGTTAATTGTAGAAGGAATGAATATGGACCTGAATGTGAGTAACGTGAACGGAGACGTGATGGTGAGGGATGCTAAAAAAGCCGTTAACGCGAATACCGTGAATGGGGATATTGAAATTTGGTACGACAATGCTCCTACAACTAGCTCAGACTTTAATACGGTTAACGGATCTATTCAAATTTATTCACCAGAAAATTTATCAGCGGTTGTAACCTTTAAAAGTTTACACGGTGACTTATATACAGATTTCGATGAAGTAACACGATTACCAAACAAATTGAACAAGGCAAAAGGAAGTAAAGGCTATCGAGTTAGCAAAACGGCTCCCATCCAAATAGGGCAGGGTGGACCCACGCTAGCATTTGAAACACTCAATGGCGATGCCTACATCCAAAAAAGAAAATCAAAATAA
- a CDS encoding DEAD/DEAH box helicase, with translation MSTFHELGLKQELLQGVEILGFSEPTKVQELAIPTILASQRDLIALAQTGTGKTGAFGLPSLHQVDTDSSAVQVLVLSPTRELAIQIAKDLKAFAKKMKGLKTVAVYGGANISTQIRALDNGCQVVIGTPGRMLDLIRRKKLDVRNVRTLVLDEADEMLNMGFQDDLDAILADTPKEKQTLLFSATMPKAIAKMAKKYMNNPEEIEVGERNSGAKNVEHHYYMVHAKDRFEALKRVTDMNPDIYGIVFCRTRRETAEIASKLNKDGYNVDLLNGDLSQAQRDDVMNRFRTKELQLLVATDVAARGLDVNELTHVINYNLPDDLEVYIHRSGRTGRAGNSGVSISIIHTRETRRIRDLERMSGKDFIKKEVPSGEEICGIRMLDLIDTVKETQVNEEQMSKFLPEALEKLADLERDDLIKHFLSVEFNQFLDYYKNANDLNAKGGNDRGRDRDRGSKNNGRDRGGRGNDRGGRHGDDSGYERFFINVGRRDGLNPVRMMGLINEQLNGSKPDFGKIDVQNNFSFFEVEPGFSNDLIHSVKGAKFEGRDVAIEPAQQDKKSNSGGGGGRSFGGKRKGGKGKRRRG, from the coding sequence ATGTCAACGTTCCATGAACTAGGCCTTAAACAAGAACTGTTACAAGGCGTAGAAATCTTAGGTTTTTCAGAACCTACAAAAGTACAAGAATTAGCAATCCCAACAATTCTTGCGTCACAACGCGATTTAATCGCACTAGCCCAAACGGGTACAGGTAAAACCGGTGCATTCGGTTTACCAAGTCTACATCAAGTAGACACAGATTCTTCAGCAGTTCAAGTATTGGTGCTTTCACCAACAAGAGAATTAGCCATTCAAATCGCAAAAGACCTTAAAGCCTTTGCGAAAAAAATGAAAGGCCTAAAAACAGTGGCCGTTTATGGTGGAGCAAATATCTCTACTCAAATTCGTGCACTAGATAATGGTTGCCAAGTTGTAATTGGTACACCGGGCCGTATGTTAGATCTTATTCGCCGTAAAAAATTAGACGTGCGCAACGTTCGCACCCTTGTTCTTGATGAGGCTGATGAAATGTTAAACATGGGTTTCCAAGACGATTTAGATGCTATTCTTGCGGATACTCCTAAGGAAAAACAGACTTTATTATTCTCTGCTACTATGCCTAAAGCAATTGCTAAAATGGCTAAAAAGTACATGAATAATCCTGAGGAAATCGAAGTTGGTGAGCGTAATTCAGGTGCAAAAAATGTAGAACATCACTATTACATGGTGCATGCAAAAGACCGTTTTGAAGCACTTAAGCGTGTAACGGATATGAATCCAGATATCTACGGTATTGTATTCTGTAGAACTCGACGTGAAACTGCTGAAATAGCTTCAAAGCTAAACAAAGACGGTTATAATGTAGATTTATTAAACGGTGATTTGTCTCAGGCTCAGCGTGATGACGTAATGAATCGTTTTAGAACCAAAGAACTTCAATTACTTGTTGCTACCGATGTGGCTGCACGTGGTTTAGATGTTAATGAGCTTACTCATGTAATCAACTACAACCTTCCTGATGATTTGGAAGTGTACATTCACCGTAGTGGTAGAACGGGCCGTGCTGGAAACAGTGGTGTTTCTATTTCTATTATTCATACCAGAGAAACTCGTAGAATTCGTGACCTTGAAAGAATGTCTGGAAAAGACTTTATCAAGAAAGAAGTACCGAGTGGTGAAGAGATTTGCGGCATCAGAATGTTAGACCTGATTGATACCGTTAAAGAAACTCAAGTGAATGAAGAGCAGATGTCTAAGTTTCTTCCAGAAGCTTTAGAAAAACTAGCTGACCTTGAACGTGATGATCTGATCAAGCACTTTTTATCGGTTGAATTCAACCAATTCCTAGATTACTACAAGAATGCGAACGACCTAAATGCCAAAGGTGGCAATGATCGTGGTCGCGATCGTGATCGTGGTTCAAAAAATAATGGTAGAGATCGTGGTGGAAGAGGAAATGACCGCGGTGGACGTCATGGAGACGATAGCGGTTATGAGCGTTTCTTTATTAACGTTGGTCGCCGTGATGGATTGAATCCAGTACGTATGATGGGTCTTATCAATGAGCAATTAAACGGCTCTAAGCCAGATTTCGGTAAGATCGATGTTCAGAATAACTTCTCCTTTTTCGAAGTAGAACCAGGTTTTAGTAATGACTTGATTCATAGCGTTAAAGGTGCAAAATTCGAAGGTCGTGATGTAGCGATTGAACCTGCTCAGCAAGATAAGAAATCTAATAGCGGTGGCGGCGGTGGTCGTTCATTCGGCGGAAAACGTAAAGGCGGAAAAGGTAAACGTAGACGCGGATGA
- a CDS encoding serine hydrolase domain-containing protein translates to MMRFRLFGILFLILWCTRTGQAQSKYDFQHIAPNEVGFEQDAVNKLSTFLEQAGSSALLIMIDGKIAFEWGETERVHTIHSIRKSMLHSLIGIKVHEGVIDTNQTIKDLGISDKFGLTEQEKTARVADLLKSRSGVYHSAAAVSEGMRRNKPERDEHLPGTHYYYNNWDFNVSNYILEKATEKSIYTLFNDLIAKPLGMHHYDGTFTAFDIDEIDDDRSFRFPTTSGFYQFERAKSIYPAYHFRMSARDMALYGNLYLNEGRHNGQQVVPKEWIQKTIQPFSVYNERYGLAYGMLWNVLMPTKTRSNKSFYHTGAGVHMLAVYPSSNMVLVHRVDTETAATSFSNQDLLQVIDLVFEARKK, encoded by the coding sequence ATGATGCGATTTAGACTCTTCGGTATACTCTTTTTAATTCTATGGTGCACACGCACTGGGCAAGCTCAATCCAAGTATGATTTTCAACACATTGCTCCAAATGAGGTCGGTTTTGAACAGGATGCTGTGAATAAGCTATCCACCTTTCTTGAGCAAGCGGGTTCTTCAGCTCTTCTCATCATGATAGATGGAAAAATCGCATTCGAATGGGGAGAAACAGAACGGGTTCATACTATCCATTCCATTCGTAAATCAATGCTTCACTCACTCATAGGTATTAAGGTTCATGAAGGGGTTATTGACACGAATCAAACCATAAAGGATTTAGGAATATCAGATAAGTTTGGGTTAACCGAACAGGAAAAAACCGCACGCGTAGCCGATCTTTTGAAATCAAGATCAGGAGTTTATCACTCGGCGGCAGCGGTTTCGGAAGGAATGAGGCGAAATAAGCCTGAAAGAGATGAACATCTGCCAGGAACACACTACTACTATAATAATTGGGATTTTAATGTAAGTAACTACATTCTAGAAAAAGCTACAGAGAAAAGTATTTATACCTTATTTAATGATCTGATTGCTAAGCCCCTTGGGATGCATCATTATGATGGTACTTTCACTGCTTTTGATATTGACGAAATTGATGATGATCGTTCATTCCGCTTTCCAACTACTAGTGGTTTTTATCAATTCGAAAGAGCAAAATCTATTTATCCCGCCTATCACTTCAGGATGTCGGCAAGAGACATGGCCTTATATGGAAATTTATACCTCAATGAAGGGCGGCATAACGGACAACAAGTGGTACCTAAAGAATGGATTCAAAAAACCATTCAACCCTTTTCGGTATACAACGAACGCTATGGATTAGCCTATGGAATGCTTTGGAATGTGTTAATGCCTACGAAAACACGCAGTAATAAGTCGTTTTATCACACAGGGGCGGGAGTACATATGTTAGCTGTTTACCCATCAAGTAATATGGTATTAGTGCATCGAGTAGATACTGAAACTGCAGCAACATCCTTTAGTAACCAAGACCTCTTACAGGTAATCGATTTAGTTTTCGAAGCACGAAAAAAATAA
- a CDS encoding Smr/MutS family protein, with protein sequence MDENEPIELPIDGILDLHLFQPKDLGGLIPDYIDACVEKEIFSLRIIHGKGKGVLRRTVHSILEKHPKVQSYRLANDSSSWGATLVDLEQC encoded by the coding sequence ATGGATGAAAATGAACCTATAGAGTTACCTATAGATGGAATTCTAGATTTGCACTTATTCCAACCTAAAGACCTAGGTGGGTTAATACCGGATTACATCGATGCTTGTGTAGAGAAGGAAATATTTTCACTTAGAATCATACACGGGAAGGGAAAAGGGGTGCTGAGAAGAACCGTCCATTCCATTTTAGAAAAGCATCCAAAAGTACAATCGTACAGATTAGCAAACGATAGCAGCAGTTGGGGTGCGACTCTGGTTGACTTAGAACAGTGTTAA